A single Marinitoga aeolica DNA region contains:
- the uvrC gene encoding excinuclease ABC subunit UvrC has protein sequence MLDRKVLKNIPNEPGVYIFKDKNSKPIYIGKAKKLKNRIASYFNKSNQDKNEKVKKIVEDAEFLDYIVVRNEDESLILESNLIFTHKPKYNILLKDARVYPYIAITKEDFPQIKLVRTKKGEKAEFYGPYSNVGMVRGIIEIIQWVYKVRTCERKLDRKSKPCFLFHLGKCFAPCYVEVDKKEYKKAVRKVKRFLKGNIKSIRKYIEESMHQYAKLLNFEKAAQLRDLLFKLDRLFVPIGVEMVHNKNIDIIAKDKEYPVVVALIIRQGYVISKLTFTIDENINEFIHQYYVIRKNIIPEEIWIKDFENNIDDEIIHFLTKNGLKDIKDLKSESEELYTITTRNLTEEVKKQTDLGNVLKQAKEILSLKKLPYRIEGIDISHLQGMYTVASLITFENGKPKKEDYRRYRLDEFKEPNDFESIKTVIKKRYTKHPLPDLLFIDGGKGQVNAAVEALKEIGYTLDDIDVVGIAKEDERIVFPGEIEDLHLSLDHPVLRMLIFMRDETHRFAITFNRKLRAKRFEKSRLDDIPGIGPKRKKLLINHFGSLEEISKASWEEINEVIKNEKVAKKIKEFFD, from the coding sequence ATGCTAGATAGAAAGGTATTAAAGAATATTCCAAATGAACCGGGAGTTTATATTTTTAAGGATAAGAATTCTAAACCTATTTATATAGGTAAAGCTAAAAAGTTAAAAAATAGAATAGCTTCATATTTTAATAAGTCAAATCAAGATAAAAATGAAAAAGTGAAAAAAATTGTTGAAGATGCAGAATTTCTGGATTATATAGTAGTTAGAAACGAAGATGAATCATTAATTTTAGAATCTAATTTAATATTTACTCATAAACCCAAGTACAATATATTATTAAAGGATGCCAGAGTGTATCCTTATATTGCTATTACAAAGGAAGATTTTCCGCAAATTAAATTAGTTAGGACAAAGAAAGGTGAAAAAGCAGAGTTTTATGGACCGTACTCCAATGTGGGTATGGTAAGAGGAATTATAGAAATAATACAGTGGGTATACAAAGTAAGGACATGTGAAAGAAAATTAGATAGGAAATCAAAACCCTGTTTTTTATTTCATCTTGGAAAGTGTTTTGCTCCATGTTATGTTGAAGTAGATAAAAAAGAATATAAAAAAGCAGTTAGAAAAGTAAAAAGATTTTTAAAGGGAAATATTAAATCTATTAGAAAATATATAGAAGAAAGCATGCACCAATATGCGAAATTATTAAATTTTGAAAAAGCTGCACAATTGAGAGATTTGCTTTTTAAATTAGATAGATTGTTTGTTCCGATTGGTGTTGAGATGGTGCATAATAAAAATATAGATATTATTGCAAAAGATAAAGAATATCCTGTAGTGGTGGCTTTAATTATAAGACAAGGATATGTTATCTCAAAACTAACCTTTACCATTGATGAAAATATAAATGAATTTATACATCAATATTATGTAATAAGAAAAAATATAATTCCTGAAGAAATATGGATAAAGGATTTTGAAAATAATATAGATGATGAAATAATACATTTTTTAACTAAAAATGGGTTAAAAGATATAAAAGATTTAAAAAGTGAAAGTGAAGAATTGTATACAATAACCACCAGGAATTTAACAGAAGAAGTAAAAAAACAGACGGATCTTGGGAATGTGTTAAAACAGGCAAAGGAAATTCTTTCTTTAAAAAAATTACCTTATCGAATAGAAGGAATAGATATATCCCATTTACAGGGGATGTATACCGTAGCTTCTTTGATAACATTTGAAAATGGGAAACCCAAAAAAGAAGACTATAGAAGATACAGACTTGATGAATTTAAAGAGCCTAATGACTTTGAATCGATTAAAACAGTTATAAAAAAAAGATATACAAAACATCCTTTGCCAGATTTGTTATTTATAGATGGGGGAAAAGGTCAGGTTAATGCTGCAGTTGAGGCCTTAAAAGAAATAGGTTATACCTTAGATGATATAGATGTTGTGGGAATAGCTAAAGAAGATGAAAGAATAGTGTTTCCAGGAGAAATAGAAGATTTGCATTTATCTCTTGACCACCCGGTATTACGAATGCTTATTTTTATGAGGGATGAAACACATAGATTTGCTATAACCTTTAATAGAAAGTTAAGAGCTAAAAGATTTGAAAAATCAAGATTAGACGATATCCCAGGAATAGGCCCAAAAAGAAAAAAACTTCTTATTAATCATTTTGGTTCACTTGAAGAAATTTCAAAAGCTTCGTGGGAAGAAATAAATGAGGTAATAAAAAATGAAAAAGTAGCAAAAAAAATAAAAGAATTTTTTGATTAG
- a CDS encoding GGDEF domain-containing protein, giving the protein MKRKNVRTASVVYYRDIRTHVVIFILIFFGILAAIKNILLGNYIGAMNIATGFLAILIIRFGLYITAPITDISIYAFSIINLFNLKIFYINNTVFVITLLLTFRDMLRARKYIFTDSLTGLLNRRYYVEIVPKVIKLKEYIGKGFGIIVLDLDNFKPVNDKFGHKSGDYALKKVGDIINKNTRKSDLAIRYGGDEFVILVNTNDEETIDKIINRIDNQVKKELKIYNIGISAGKYIKKADENISLEEIFEKADKDMYENKKRRKHAR; this is encoded by the coding sequence TTGAAAAGAAAGAATGTAAGAACTGCATCTGTTGTTTATTATAGAGATATAAGAACACATGTTGTAATATTTATTCTTATTTTCTTTGGTATATTAGCAGCAATAAAAAATATTTTATTAGGTAATTATATTGGTGCAATGAATATTGCAACAGGTTTTCTAGCTATTTTAATAATTAGATTTGGATTATATATAACAGCACCAATAACAGATATTTCTATTTATGCTTTTAGTATAATAAATCTGTTCAATTTAAAAATATTTTATATAAATAACACAGTTTTTGTTATAACTTTATTATTAACATTCAGAGATATGCTTAGAGCTAGAAAATATATTTTTACAGATTCTTTGACAGGATTATTAAATAGAAGGTATTATGTAGAAATTGTACCAAAGGTAATAAAATTGAAGGAGTATATAGGAAAAGGATTTGGAATAATAGTATTAGATCTTGATAATTTTAAGCCAGTTAATGATAAATTTGGTCATAAATCTGGAGATTATGCTTTAAAAAAAGTTGGAGATATTATTAATAAGAATACAAGAAAGTCTGATTTAGCTATTAGATATGGTGGAGATGAATTTGTTATATTAGTTAATACAAATGACGAAGAAACAATTGATAAAATAATAAATAGAATAGATAATCAGGTAAAAAAAGAATTGAAAATATACAACATAGGTATTTCAGCTGGAAAATATATAAAAAAAGCTGATGAAAATATTTCTTTAGAAGAAATATTTGAAAAAGCAGATAAAGATATGTATGAAAACAAGAAGAGGAGAAAACATGCTAGATAG
- a CDS encoding DUF501 domain-containing protein translates to MDITSVTKEDLEIIEKQIERKPNKIVSIPKRCSYGIPQVIESYPLKDGKPFPTLYWLTCPHLIKEVGKLESLGKIKEWEEEIKNNEDLRKKYLKAHIQEQKKRNSIIKGEEKWIKERLEKIGIGGISNFESIKCLHLQLASYLGGTDNPIGERVWNSIEKKECKNCICCLL, encoded by the coding sequence ATGGATATCACTTCTGTTACAAAAGAGGATTTAGAAATAATAGAAAAACAAATAGAAAGAAAACCGAATAAAATAGTCTCGATTCCAAAAAGATGTTCATATGGAATTCCGCAGGTTATTGAAAGTTATCCATTAAAAGATGGGAAACCATTTCCCACTTTGTATTGGTTAACATGTCCCCATTTAATAAAAGAAGTTGGGAAACTTGAATCATTAGGTAAAATAAAGGAATGGGAAGAAGAAATAAAAAATAATGAAGACTTAAGAAAAAAATATTTAAAAGCCCATATTCAAGAACAAAAAAAACGAAATTCTATAATAAAAGGCGAAGAAAAATGGATAAAAGAAAGATTAGAGAAAATAGGTATAGGTGGCATAAGTAATTTTGAAAGTATTAAATGTTTACATTTACAATTGGCATCATATTTAGGAGGAACGGATAACCCTATTGGCGAAAGGGTGTGGAACAGCATTGAAAAGAAAGAATGTAAGAACTGCATCTGTTGTTTATTATAG
- a CDS encoding 50S ribosomal protein L11 methyltransferase, with protein sequence MEYIEYIFVLPKKLEDEIETFFTMNEFQNYYFDKPTKGQSVVKVYINPKYPENDIVNYLKEKLELISKQNITEDEWLRPWRESLKPFEFVENIWIMPDPEKSYDIPKNVKVIKIIPGTAFGTGLHPTTRLAAKNLVKVINEGADVLDIGTGTGILSMIAKLYGADKLLSLDYDPLAVEKAKETFELNDLVIEVKQSDLLSSVDKKEKYDIIIANIVVPILLRLLDDEKLDKILNENGYLILSGINKEREEEMINKIFEKEYNIISREEESGWISLLLQKRI encoded by the coding sequence ATGGAATATATAGAATATATTTTTGTTTTACCAAAAAAGTTAGAAGATGAAATAGAAACATTTTTTACTATGAATGAATTTCAAAATTATTATTTTGATAAACCTACTAAAGGTCAATCTGTTGTGAAAGTATATATAAATCCCAAATATCCAGAAAATGATATTGTTAATTATTTAAAAGAAAAATTGGAATTAATTTCAAAACAAAATATAACAGAAGATGAATGGTTGAGGCCATGGAGAGAATCATTGAAGCCTTTTGAATTTGTTGAAAATATATGGATAATGCCTGACCCAGAAAAAAGTTATGATATTCCAAAAAATGTTAAAGTAATAAAAATAATTCCTGGAACAGCATTTGGAACAGGGTTGCATCCAACAACAAGATTAGCTGCAAAGAATTTAGTTAAAGTTATCAATGAAGGTGCAGATGTATTGGATATTGGAACTGGTACAGGAATATTATCAATGATTGCTAAATTATATGGAGCAGACAAACTTTTATCTCTTGATTATGATCCTTTAGCAGTAGAAAAAGCAAAAGAAACATTTGAATTAAATGATCTTGTCATTGAAGTAAAGCAATCCGATTTGTTATCTTCTGTGGATAAAAAGGAAAAATACGATATAATAATTGCAAATATTGTTGTTCCTATACTATTAAGATTATTAGATGATGAAAAATTAGATAAAATTTTAAATGAAAATGGATATCTGATTCTATCAGGTATTAATAAAGAAAGAGAAGAAGAGATGATTAATAAAATATTTGAAAAAGAATATAATATAATATCAAGAGAGGAAGAGTCAGGATGGATATCACTTCTGTTACAAAAGAGGATTTAG
- a CDS encoding (Fe-S)-binding protein: MNCGACGYPNCRAFADGVIKGEVTIDDCVIRSKAKKYA, translated from the coding sequence ATGAATTGCGGAGCATGTGGATATCCTAATTGTAGAGCATTTGCCGATGGTGTAATAAAAGGTGAAGTGACGATAGATGATTGTGTAATTAGAAGTAAAGCTAAAAAGTATGCATAA
- a CDS encoding Crp/Fnr family transcriptional regulator: MQSKFFQKFLIENKNILEKYGKIIEVKRNDILHSTTEELKQVSIILKGKLKVVKYTSEGYEQVLKYLNKNESFGEGLIFSGENYPSYIVAEEDSKVLEISREGVLELFRENEDFLVLYLNEISKKLLNLSNIVDILIIKSIKERLIRYFALLYKQQKSEIIYFKSKQQIANEIGSVREVVSRKIKELIDENIIEEIDKNHIKLINLKIFE, from the coding sequence GTGCAAAGTAAATTTTTCCAAAAATTTTTAATAGAAAATAAGAATATATTAGAAAAATACGGGAAAATAATTGAAGTAAAAAGAAATGATATATTGCATTCTACAACTGAGGAATTAAAACAGGTTAGTATTATTTTAAAAGGTAAGCTAAAAGTAGTAAAATATACTTCTGAAGGTTATGAACAGGTATTAAAATATTTAAATAAAAATGAAAGTTTTGGGGAAGGATTAATTTTTTCTGGAGAAAATTATCCTTCATATATTGTAGCTGAAGAAGATTCAAAAGTTTTAGAAATATCGAGAGAAGGGGTTCTGGAACTATTTAGAGAAAATGAAGATTTTCTTGTTTTATATTTAAATGAAATATCAAAAAAATTATTGAATTTATCCAACATAGTTGATATTTTGATTATTAAATCTATAAAAGAAAGGCTTATTAGATATTTTGCATTACTATATAAACAACAAAAATCTGAAATCATATATTTTAAATCAAAACAGCAAATTGCAAATGAAATAGGTAGTGTTAGAGAAGTTGTTTCAAGAAAAATTAAAGAACTTATAGATGAAAATATAATTGAAGAGATTGATAAAAATCATATAAAACTGATTAACTTAAAAATATTTGAATAA